The sequence ttgaaggggttttatatacagcagtcaacaggcgaccttaataataaatcattttattagtttgtggatttgcttgagctagaaagaactaccgaacataaataaaatgtgcaaaaggattttgaaaaaaatacccttagaaagagctactgcattcaaactgactcaaatgattcgcgaacccactccgaactcccgaactgattcaaatgattcgcgatccccaaactgactcaaatgattcgcgaacccgctccgaactcccgaactgattcaaatgatttgcgatccgcaaattgactcaatgattcgcgaacccgctacgaactcccgaactgactcaaattatttgcgatccagctccgaactcccaaactgactcaaatgattcgcgatcgccaaactgactcaaatgattcgcgaaccagctacgaactcccgaactgactcaaatgattcgcgaacccgctccgaactcccgatctgactcattgGCGCCGCTCAAGCATTAACGCACGTTATTGCCAGGCGgtaaggaagtcgaccggaagttgaagtcagccGGGTGCcaccatcttttagcagaacttcacttgcattagcattcccattgactcccattcatttaggcgtcactttgacagcgaataactttacatctgaggcgtttaaagactccttttgtccattatttatttctaaagatacacgacaatgtataaagggctccattaccttctatgttacattatggccccatagaaacagtttttgtaaaaatagcctaacgattgcgtcataaccactcgtctctctgtcgcattaccatacagacaggagtagaagctcgcaggcaattaacttaatatggcgtactggcgtgacattttaaaatactatacaaaataattaatccgaatacttactcctgctcactcacgccaaagaactccccgctcaagctcgccgtctctgcaagattaacgatggcagtttgcacgcacagctacacagctaaaaatgggcttcacttgtctcaagggtcgctgtgtccatttcttttactttattatacactttattcctttacttttacttatttaatatacaaaactgtttcactttttgaatggaattagtgaaataaatcaacttattATAACTAATTATATgacgtgtatgtatgtatgtatgtatgtatgtatgtatgtgtatatatatatatatatatatatatatatattcaaaacattgtttatattttaaattggatcgtatttttacattttcttacgcagatggaaagataaaatatttagaaaatatatatttttaaactaaactaaaaaaaaaaattcagatattACGGGTAaactaacatatttttaatattttatgaatattttctgtaaataaaaattttagCTTAATAATTAGACAatgcaaattatataaaaaaaaacaatatccctTTAGTTTATTTCACAGGAAAatagaatattttaatatttagcaaGATTATCTTTCACACCATATGATGGTTTCTAGGAAGACATTCATACAATATCATACTTCATCATTTATCACATAAACATTgaatacttgtattttattttacatactgTGTCATACAAAATAACAATTGCAGTACATATGATTGCTTTCctgagatgaaaatgaaaatacaacaACTTACAATAAAAAGACTGGCAAATGCTTAGAGGCATTTTTAAGAAGATTCTCATCGCAAAACAGTGCATGTTACACAACGTATGAGATCATCACATCAAACTGCTTAAAGATGCAACACTGCTGATACATACAACTTTCTTAATAGCTAGTTACATAATAGGTCTGTTAATAATTGTTTTCACATATATAGAGTGTACTCCACAATTTACTAATGTGACCTAAAAAGACCTATGATCCTGCTAAGACCAAATCAATTTAAGACAAAATcctcattttaaaatacacttctttcttttttaatgcaaaatgaaCACAGCCAAAGCTGATCTATAATGCACATTTGCGTAGAAGTTATTAAgcatatattaaaaaactaaagaGGTGATAGGTCTTTCCTGAACAAACACATTAGCATCATTAATAATATCAAACATCAGAAAGTGCATCATCGGGCAGCAGGAAGTTAAACCACCGTCAGAACAGTTCAATTCAACACTAAAGAACCCGATACAGATATTCATGTCAGTagacatacaaatatacaaacattTCCTCGTTTAGGGCTCTTGTTTCTTTGGGCTCTCTGCTGGGTTTTGCGGCCTCACGGAGCTGTTGCTGATGGAAAGCAGACCCCTGAGCTCCTTATTTTCAATCTGCATCAAGAAAAAGATATGTTACATGAACATATGAAAGCAGAAATGATAAGGTGGTGAATTACAATGAAGCCATTACTTGGAGCTGTGCCAGTTGCTCTTTTACAGAGCAGTAACGCCGCTCATCCATCTGAACAGCCTGACGCATTACTTGACCCATTTCACAGATCCGCTCCAACTGGCTTTGAACCTCCTGGAATAAAGGCTTCTTTTAGGTTGCATTCTGTCTGATTTTTGAACATGAATAGTAGatgcaaagttttaaaagaaTAGGTCACCTAAAAAAATGACTCTCCTTCAGGCCATccagagtttgtttcttcaagtgaacagatttggagaaatgtagcgttacgtcacttgctcaccaatggatcctctgcagtgaatgggtgctgtcagaatgagagttgataaaaacaccacaataatctaCACCCCTCCAGTCcaccagttaatgtcttgtgaagtgaaaagctacaAATCCATCAATATGTTTTTAACATCAACCCGTTGCCTCCAGCTAAAATGTGAGTGCtgtattcataatattgctttcttctgtgaaaaGCGGTCTCGTCTGAAGCagtagagaaatatgcacagatcaagcatcatttacaagcaaaaactgttggtggattttaatgtgagaggacaacaggagtggactttttcactgaaggaagcattattatggattcatATTTCTGCCAGAAGCAAgtttaaaacaccttaatgatggatttgtttttacaaacacgcagctttatGCTTCATaagatattaactgatggactggagtggtgtggattattgtgatgtttttatcagctgtttggactctcattctgacggcacccattcactgcagaggatccactgatgagcaagtgatggaatgctttGATGGAATgatttctccaaatgtgttctgataaagaaacaaacgcATCTACATCTTGGAGTACATTTATAACTCATTCTCAGTTTTGTATGAGGTCTGGCACCTTGGCATGATCCTGGTGAAGGCTGAGCACAGGTTTGGTATCCAGCTCTTTCTTTTCCATCATCAGCTGAAGCATCTGTTTTCGGTATCGGCCCATGATCAGCTCTAAAGCGTACTGGTGCTCCTCCAGAGAGAggcagagctctgtgaacagcacAAACAGTTGAATCAGGgattccttgtaaaaaaaaatgcaagagaCTGAAGAAACTCCTGCCGTCTTGCCTCTGTTCTCCTGTTGGAGGTCTTTGATTTGGGTGTTCTCCTGTGTCAGCAGGACGTGAGGTTTGTGTCTGGACAGCTCCTGATACTCTGTGCTTTCCTCCATGTactaaatacagaaaaaaacagaaattcaTGAGTAGTTTTTGGTTATTCTTCATTTATTAGTTATTAGAGACGCACCATAaatagggtcctagaactgcaaCAACTAAATTGACAAATTTGATTGTCAGTTAGTTAGTGTGCACTATGTGTCTATATTAACAGCCTTTGGTTCATCAGTCCAGATCTTGCTCACTAAACCCCATACTGTACAATAAATGTCTCATATTGTCCAATGTACAAGCAATAATACATGCACACGACTGTAATCTGCACCGTGTATGCTCTTCGAGGTCATGTGTGTGCTCTGTAGGGTGATCAGTGAGAGATTTCATATCATGCCTTGTCAGGAAGAGTGTTTTCGACCTCCTTCATGCTGTGGATCTTCTGGCTGAGGATGCTGGACTGCTCGATGAGAGTCTCTGCGGCCGTGTCGTGCTCCTTCAGCCGCTCCAGCAGCGTCCGCGCGTCGCCCAGCACCTTCTCCAGCGAGCACGACATCTCCGCCGGCTTCAGTTCACAGCAGCTCCGCTACACTCACACCACACCCAGCCTGATGCACAGCACTCCAGTTAGAAAGATGATgagatatattacatatttactgCCTTATAGCGATCACTAAATACAAATCTAGTAAAGTAATCGATTAAGGAAAGCTGTCAACTAAGTAAAGGAACTTCCTGCACTAGTCAACAAATACGTCACCTCTTTTGATTCCCTTCTTTGTTTCCTGGTGCGTTCggaaatgtattttcaaaataaaagccccgTTTGGGTTAAaaaacaaagatatatatatataattatttgttttggggcttttattttgtattttttacatgatcattattatattatataattaaaattatattaatgtttttatattataatattttagcaGCTTAAAATTCACATATTGACATGTTTACACATTCTGTTGAAATATTCTACAAATATCTCACGAGTTGATGATATCATTCTCTTACATTTGTttgtattcaataataataataataataataaaaagattatatAAGTTATCTCTACATAATAGAAGAAAGATAGGATAGAAGAAAGTTTATAAGTATAACATCTAACAAATGACACACTTAAAGTagttaaggtaaaaataaaagtactcaaataatttttaattaatacaaaataaaatcataaaattcctacacacacacacactacttgaCCCATTAACACTagcatttctatttctagttctatttctattttactaTTAGAAAAAATGACCCTCTAACAATATACTCTGTATacttgttaattttatttattaaaaatatattgtttcaaTACGAATGGCATTAGCTTGCaatgactgtaaaataaacatgaagCCCTTTCAAATATTTCAGTAGTGTAGAAAACACCATGACGCATTAGCATGGAAAACTACAAACATGTACTTTACTTAATGTTTTGCATAAGTCACAGCAAATTCATAATATATAAAGTGTACATTAACAGAGCCATGCAAAATTTGGAAGTAACTGTGTCCTTATGTAAACTATTACTTGAAAATCCCTTTAtggtaaagaaataataaaaataaagcagtaaGCTGAGAACATTTGGTCTGATTTGAATAGCACTTGGTTTTATATTCAAAACTGCTCTGTAAGTTGGTCTTTTTATGGCATCACATTTGTTTATAGCAGCTGATGATCTCACACCGTCACCATTATGTCTTTCAGGTCCTTGCGTTTGAGGTCAGGCACTTTGGCATCAGATGCAGGGTAGCCAACAGGAAGCAGTATTAGAAGCTTCTCATTGGCCGGCCGCTGGAGGAGGAGCCTGAGCTGTGGGCCACAGTTCAAAGGAGTGGTCGTCACGGTAACCAGCCCAACATTCTGACAGCAAACATGTGAACAATGGAATATTGCATGTCATTCAAATCAAACAgccacatttttttaaacaaatgcttgtttagtgttttttttttttttttgcatctgaccTGCAGAGCAGCCAGCAGAATGCCACAGGAGATGGACACGCTGATTTCATTGTAATAGTGAGTCTTTTTCTTGCCGCTGGGCAGAATTCCATATGTCTGTTTAAACACTAGAATCAAATACGGAGCCACATCCAGATACTCCTTCACCCAGTTTGTCCTGTGAAAGACACTTGTTTTTACgtctttatcattttttttttgtgaattctgAAGTCATATAAATtcttcaaatgaaattagttataGCAGGGCCACTGACCACAAAGTGGCTCTAGTAACACAGGAGTTTATGAAAACATTGTATACacgtaataattatattattaaaatataacatctATGTTTATCTGTAAATCCTACCAAAAATCccatcaataaataatatttataaaactataataataataaatgtaatattgtaataactataataaattatattatatactacaGTGTATAGTATTATCCGTGCTATTTCAtttgataattacatttacatttagtcatttaaattgcataaatattactatttcaaaaaatgtttattgtatttctgtatagagtataacaacaacaacataaataatatttcatatattattattaaattactttgcatagtgttataataataataatggcatcatatcattattattattatattacagtttacatataatacatattattattttgatacataatattattaaatgattgAGTATTCCATTTCacctataatataatattaaataaaaaatatttttacaataataattcgttttataatttattatagttatattattattatgattgacATCCGTTTGAAACAAGGTTATccatagtaaaaataaataaataaataagatggaAAAATGTAACCACAAGGGGGCACTAATATCATagctaaatgcattttagtcAACATTATTATATGAGtctgtatttattgtattaaaattttaaacacaTAATACTAGTAGTACATACACGAGGTAATAGTACAATAATAAGCAAAACTAGTAATgaattaattatgtatataacTATATATGATGTAGTCTCTTGTCTATTTGAAACACACCTCAGTTTCTTCAGGTCTTGGACCCACTTGTCTCCCATCCTTTGCTTGTAGTtgatctcctcctcctcctcaatgATCTCTCTGATCTTGTGTTTGACATCTGCATCAGACACCACCACAAACGTCCAGGGCTCAGTGTGAGCTCCACTAGGTGCAgtgccttacacacacacacacacacacataaacagacagTAGAGGAGTCCTGGAGACAAAGGTTTGGCTTTGAATTTTTTGTCCTTTGAGCTGAATAGGCATTTGCCACCTCGACCAAATCAGACTAAAATTCAGCCCTGATTGTGACTGCATTACCTGCAGTGCGTATGACATTGTCAATCACTTCTTTTGGTACTGGTTCTGGACTGATGAAGCGAACAGACCGTCTCAGATTCATGAGCGAGTAGAACATCTCAGATCGTTCCAGCATCTCAGTAGCAGAGTACCGAGCTGGGGTGTATGGGATATGGCGTAGGTCTTCTTCCTCGGTTGTGTCTAGCCAATCATCATCCTCTGTGCACAGACAATCGATTGAGTCACCAACAccaataaacagaaacacaattCCACATCGGGACATGCCTCAGGTCTTTAAAGGAACAGTCTCTcgattaaaggaacagtttggATTctttggagtgaatgggtgccgtcggaatgagtttttaatcagctgtttggactctcattctgacggcacccattcactgcagaggatccatcggGGTGatcaagtgatggaatgctaaatttctccaaatctattcccaTGAAATTTTTTACTCTACtcgttgtgttttgttttgaaaatgtttgtcaTTGAATGGaagaacataaaaaattatgattGCATATCATGAAACTAAATATGAGCAGTATATGAACAGTAATTGTTCAATAGACATTAAAAGGCTATTTTCAAAGTGGGCTGTAATAGAGCATGTCGCAACTTCTTAAGCAAGACTTTTATGGACTTGAACTTTTGCATTCTGTTCAAAACTTTTCCCCCAGCACAGAGTTCTTACCTTCTTTGAGATCTCAAACTTTAAGATCTCTTCAAAAGTTCTGCATCAGTAAACTCTCTTCAAACCATCTTCACATAAATGCTATTGAGTGCAGCTTACGGTTGCGTTCCACTCTTGTACTGACTCGAACCATTTGTTCCTTGAATTAATAGTTTACTATTTGACATTCTAGTGTACTTTTGTACAGTTTATTAattttgcatgcatatatatatatatatatatatatatatatatatatatatatatatatatatatatatatatatattattattattattattctttatttttttttcatatgcataAGAGGTCTTTGGATGGATTTTGCAGATGTTTGtgggaaataaaatattttttaatactgaaaacacatattatttattttatatacaataagATAATATGTATAGACAGGACAGTGCATGCAAAAGTAAAAGCTGAGGTCAACTCCTTAATAGCACTGTA is a genomic window of Carassius auratus strain Wakin chromosome 23, ASM336829v1, whole genome shotgun sequence containing:
- the sike1 gene encoding suppressor of IKBKE 1, producing the protein MSCSLEKVLGDARTLLERLKEHDTAAETLIEQSSILSQKIHSMKEVENTLPDKYMEESTEYQELSRHKPHVLLTQENTQIKDLQQENRELCLSLEEHQYALELIMGRYRKQMLQLMMEKKELDTKPVLSLHQDHAKEVQSQLERICEMGQVMRQAVQMDERRYCSVKEQLAQLQIENKELRGLLSISNSSVRPQNPAESPKKQEP
- the iyd gene encoding iodotyrosine deiodinase, encoding MAVFSSLTPVFVAVLCVIIGFLFKNSQRRQTRSKQGRSDQTSKPWVDEDLQDDTEISSKHNEDDDWLDTTEEEDLRHIPYTPARYSATEMLERSEMFYSLMNLRRSVRFISPEPVPKEVIDNVIRTAGTAPSGAHTEPWTFVVVSDADVKHKIREIIEEEEEINYKQRMGDKWVQDLKKLRTNWVKEYLDVAPYLILVFKQTYGILPSGKKKTHYYNEISVSISCGILLAALQNVGLVTVTTTPLNCGPQLRLLLQRPANEKLLILLPVGYPASDAKVPDLKRKDLKDIMVTV